ACAGGCGTAATTACAACATCGTGaacccctccctcccctttgAGGTTTGTTTGTTGATGAGGCGCGCCACTACCCGCCCTCTTCCGGGCCTGGGGTTCCGTCTACCAGCGAATGCAGAAACAAATTGTTTGTGTTGTTCATCTCTCCTAGTCGTGAACTTTGATGCTACGGGGGTCTGTCTTGACAAGGTGGAGATTCAAGTGCACGTTCGGTCATTCAGCCCAGCCTCCCGATGCTTACGCAAATCGATCCATATGTTTGAGTGCGAGTGCTTTTCTTTCAATTGGCGGGGAATTAGGTCAATGCTGTGATTGaactaggtaaggtagtcaCCGAAGTATTCAAACTAAAGATGGCATAATAGGATTACCGTTTTGAGTTATAAAATGTAAGATGAGGGTCAAAAATACACTTACTCACCTAAATTATCATAATAATCATGGGGTTGGCCTCGAGGATCTGCATCGTCAACAGGGAGGAGCTCGGCACCCAGCCCACCGTGTCTTTTGGGCAATGTAGTGGCGGGTAGTGGATCCCTTGTGTTTTGGCGGCCAAGCAGGCAAGACACGCTTGCTGTACAATCGCGCTAGCCGGATAAAGTTAGCGCCCTCCTCGCAGTCGCGCCTGCTTCCCAGCTTTCCCCAATCCCGTGCCCAGTGCCCCGTCGCTTTATCCAACTCCCGCCGCCATCGTCGAATTGCCTACACCTCTCAAAACAACATCGCCACATGCAACAACGTGCATCGCAACAAACTTCGACCTCGCCGTTTTCCTACCTGCCTAGCACACATATGGCCTAGATACCTAAGATTTGCTTCCTCAAGGCTTCAAAGTGCTACTATTGTCCTCGCCCCGACGACATCGGAATACCAACGAATTCTCCGACCGTTGcatcctggacctggaccacCTCCGATCGAGCTGGAAACGATGTACATGCGATAGGAGCTAGACAAGACCGGGACAACGATAGTCGCGCACCGCACACAGCAACAATACGATCATTCATCTCCTACAATACTTAGGAATAAGGCAACCACGCCCCCGAccctggatttttttttttagatcGCTCTCAGCACATGTACCACAGGTCGGCGTGGATTACAGAGCTCTGAACTCGCATCGACGATATCGTTAGCCTAGCAGCATTATCAGCCAATCGACCAGAATACTTCCCCTGATACCACCGAACCGAACACGTTTGCCCTCACGATGGGCGTCAATGGAGATGCCGCAGTCAGCTTAGGCTTGGCTTCGTCGTCTAAACGCACAGTCCGAGCCTCCAACAGTCCCGCTGTCGGGGCCAGGGCTAGCACTCCCCCGCCTGCCATCGACCGTAATCATTTTGATGGCGGGAATCATCGGGACTCTCAAGGCGGGCGTAGGGGCCGCAATGGGGCGAGGTTGAGTGATGCCAGCAGTCACGACCTGGATCTAGACGCAGCGAACCACGCCCTTCGCAGGGAAGTCTTGAGTCGGCAGTCAAGAGAAACGACGCCAAATGGGAGTCCGCATAGGAAGCGACAGCGTATTACAGGCGATAGGTACGCTCCATGCTTCGGTGGCAACACTTGGGAATGCAGGTCAGATGCTGATGTTATGTTGATTCAGGTTTATTCCAACTCGCTCTGGACAAGACCTACATGCCAGTTTCAATCTTCTTCATGAGGACGGTTCACCTGCAACACCATCCAAACAAAAGAAGCGCACTCCCCATGGCGAATTACATTTTCAGAAAAGTAGGTACTCCATCACATCCCACTCATCATCTGGTTTTTGGCACTAACACTCGTTGAATAGCCGAGGAGGCAAACCGTACCTATTCCACCCTACTACGTGCTGAGATCTTTGAGAACTCTGTCCCTCAGGCAGCAACAGCGCTTTCTCCAGACCAGGCATCTTCAAGAGGTTCCAATGTGCACCACGGCACGAGAGCCCAGACACCCCCGCACAATCCGCCACCACTACCTGCCTCCCTGACACCATCAACTCCTCACAAAAACCTTTTTTCATACATGTCACCTCGACATCACAGCAGTCTTGGTGGACATCCTACTCCGAACCGCACTCCACAAAGTAGGCACGGGCCCAACATGGACACGCGGGCCGAAATATACAGCTTGTCACCGGTAAGATTCGGCAGCCAACAAATGTTGCTGAGTCCCCGCAGGCAGCCCAGGGCCGTCAGTAAGGTACCATATAAAGTCCTTGACGCGCCCGATCTAGCAGACGACTTTTATCTCAACCTGGTCGACTGGGGCAGTGCAAATGTCCTCGGCGTGGGACTTGGTTCAAGCGTTTATATGTGGAACGCGCAGACAAGTCGCGTCAACAAGCTGTGCACTCTAGAAGACGACACTGTCACTAGCGTATCTTGGATACAAAAAGGTACGCATATTGCCATTGGAACTGGCAAGGGCCTCGTTCAGATttgggatgccgaaaagtcTAGGAGGTTAAGGACCATGACTGGCCATACTGCGCGAGTCGGGTCACTGGCCTGGAACACGCACATTCTTACCTCAGGCTCCCGGGACCGGTTAATATACCACCGCGATGTGCGAGCACCGGACCAGTGGATGAGGAAACTTGTTGGTCACAAACAGGAAGTTTGCGGCCTCAAGTGGAACTGCGAAGACGGGCAACTGGCCAGCGGAGGAAACGACAATAAACTCATGGTGTGGGACAGGCTTTCAGACACACCCCTCTGGAAGTTTTCAGACCATACAGCAGCGGTCAAGGCAATCGCGTGGTCCCCTCACCAGCGAGGGCTGTTGGCTTCGGGCGGTGGTACGGCCGATCGGCGAATTATATTTCACGATACGCTACGCGGGACGGTCGTGAATGAGATTGACACGGGTAGCCAGGTATGCAATATTGCCTGGTCTAAAAACTCAAACGAGATCGTGTCTACGCACGGTTACTCCCAGAATCAAATAGTAGTCTGGAAGTATCCTAGCATGACGCAAGTCGCCAGCCTTACGGGCCACACGTATAGAGTACTGTACTTGGCGATGAGCCCCGATGGAAGGGTAGTGGTCACTGGTGCGGGCGACGAGACATTACGATTCTGGAATCTATTTGGGAGGAGACCAGGAGCAAGAGAGGACAACGACAGCGGGGGACGATTGTCAGACTGGGGCATCATACGCTGATTATCACGAAGCGGCGGCATGTGTCCACGGTCAGGTAGTGTGACGGGATGCAAGGAGAATTTCCTCTACTTGCTATCATTTTGTTTTCAgccattattttttttcttaaacAGCTTGCTGTCGCGGCTGTGTAAGCATCGTCTCACTTTGTTTTCTGAGATCAGATGAGATACCATTAGTCTAGTACCGGACGGAAGCATACATAGCGTTGCTTTATACCATGTTTCTTTACATTCATTTTTACAACCTTCCATGCGACCTCTTCTGTGATATGAGTGTAACTTGCAGTATATGGAGTATGCCAGGATTAAAGCTAACTTGAACAACCGGTTTCCTTAGGTCTGGCAGAGAACAAGTGGTGCGTCAAGTCCAACACAATCCTGACCTGACAATTTGAAGCATGGAGGTGTTTACCTGCCAGGCATGCCATCTTCTTTCCGTCAAGCGTTGGTCCTTTACGTCCGCATGTAAACCCTTTTGATATCAGAGAGCAAACCATCATGGCTCCCAACGTCTGCAGAGAAGCGTCACGAGAAATAAGTTGAAGCAAGATATTGGGTATATTGTAAAAGACCTGAATAATAATGAAGCTCCGATAGTCCATATTTAATTGCGATACCAAATAACCTAGGAATCTCCAGTGTCACGACAACCTTGCAAAGAGGACCGGCAACCATTATTGAAGTCAcaggtccaaatgtcaccgGCTTATCGAGGGTGTTAAAAGATGGTGGAACCATCTCAAGCGAAAGTATTGGAGCTCATAAAGGAAAGCCAAATCAGACGCCAATGCCAGTCAAAATAACGCACAGTCAAACGCCCTTTAAGCGAAAAATGAAACAGAGCTGAACAAATCAAACCCCAAATACAGCAACCATACATCACTTCCGCTCACGAGCGACGTCTTTCGCACTGCTATCCACACCCGTTGCCAAAATCTCCGCATCACCACTGAGCAACGAAATAGAGTTGACGGAATCGCGAGGACGCCTCTTGGTCGCCTCGGGTGACAACAGCGCCTCATCCTCGGCTTCGTCTGCCGACTCATGGCTGGGTCCCATGCTGGGGCTACCCATTGAGCTGCCGAGATCAGGATGGCTTTGCCACTTGGCCACCTCAGCCCTCATCGCCTCAAGCTCCTTCTGGAACCGCTTCCCAAAGACATCTATGTAGTAGGTGGCACCGTTGTATACGGACCAGGCAAAGACAAACATCAGGAAGCTGGCGGACGCGTAGCGGCTGTAGAACCAGATCGGACAGGGAAGCATCGTCAGAACGGCGTATGAGTATTGTATCAACATGAATGCCGGTTCCTGGAGCACGTCTGGCAGCCCTAAAACAATGCGCCCAATCCAGGTTTTGGAGTATGACTTGCGCAGCCAGGTGAAGGATGTTGGCCGACCGGCGGCAATCTTTTCGCGCCTCCTCACAGTGATGAAGAAGTAGTAAGACAACTGCCAAACTGCATAGGGGATAGTTGACCAGCTGAGCATGGAGATGACATTGGCATAAGCAGTGGGAGAGCCGGGAGGTGAGTGTCTGATCAGGTACACCGCTGGAAACATCTTCTCTTGAAGTTCCTTGTCGATAAGATGGACCATGCAATGCAGTGTTGCGCACGGCATTATGTGGATGAATAGCGAGGTGACCTTGTCGAAGCTGTGGAAGACGAGACTGTTGCGCCACATGACAATAGCCACCGCATTGTTGCCAAAAGCCAGACAGTAAACAGCGGTGAACAGCCGTTTAGAGTTGGGGAAGAACCATATGCTCAAGACCAGGAGGAAGTTGACAAAGTAGCACAAGTCGGCAAGAAAGTAGTGGTACCCCCTACGATGGTAGGTGTAGTACCTGATGGGCAGGAAATAAAAGATCTGCAGCGTGTACCACCAGTGCATGTACTCAGGCAAGCCACCCATTAGGTAGCCGCTGATGAAAATGTTCATGACGCCGCAGATAAACGAGACCTTTTCGCGGGCCGTCACGACCTTGGTGTCATTCCATCGCCGGCCGAGCTTCTCTACACTGTCTCGCATGCGCTTCCTGTAGCGGTCAAGCTGTTCATCGGCTGGTATGCGTTGCCGCCATTCTTCGACCATGCGATCCCGTGCAACCTGCCCTCGGGCTCTTATGGCCTGCCGCGACTTGCTCAAGCCCTTTTGAATCTTGCCGAGTTGAAGTTCGAGTTGGTGGGGAAGAGCGAAGTTATCGAGCAAGTCAAGGACCGTAAGACGGTCCAGGGGCGGGAGAGCCTCCCAGTCCTCCTGATACGAGCTACTACCGGAGAAAGATGGGTTGCGCGACAGCCTAGGGCTTTTCGGAGTGGTTGCGCTAAGGGTAGGCGTTTCGGGAAGAATGGCACAAGTCTCTTCTGCATTGTCGTGTGGAGATGAAGAATCTGGGTGAGACCGTGAAGGAGATGCAGTGCTGTCCTCTGGCGTCATGACGGGTTCGCTGTCGGACGTCAGAGTCGTCGTCGACTTGGATTTCGGAATGGGCGCGGGCTTCATGTCCGGATCCGCCATGACGTCGTGGAAGTGCGTCGGCAGTGTTGCGTCGGAAATCTGGCGTTACTGTGGACAAACATAGGATTAGCACTTCCGCAGTagcggttgtagccccaagATTTCTCTCTGATAGAACTACCAACTCAGGAGAATATTCAACAAAATCAAATATCACCGCCTCTGTGCAATAGTTGCGGAGAGTGCGGAACGGAAAACAGGGGTCCACTAAAAGTATCTTCAGGGTCATGAATGAAGCTGCTAGTGTTGCAACACATTTAACAACGTACCTTTGAATTCTCTAAGGGTAGATGGTGACAGGTACAGTAGAATACGAAAGAGTATGAGACCGTAAGATCGTTTTTGAATGATTTAACATCGGCTGAAACCACGAGTGCTGGTACATATGCAAGTGTCGACTggagtctagtctagaccgTAGAGTTTGTTGGGCAAGATGGACGCTTGATGTAGGTCGGGGGAGTCAACGGTGTGGAGGAATGCAGCTTGGCGCTTTATCAGGGTTCTCCTGCAAGACACCCTTTTTGGCGTTTGCAACCTAGCTGCACTCGTAGTTATAGCTAGCCCAGGTAATGTGTTTGGGGAGTCCTTAAAGATTTCAGATTTAAGGATCTCAAAAGGGCCAGATGATTCGAGCCAAAGTTGGTGCGAGCGCAGTGGCCAGGTGACGTGGTAAAAATGAAGCTACTTCAAAAGCGAGGAGGGAATGGATGCTTGTGACAGGGGCTTGGGCGTCTTCGGCCACGCTTCGCTACAATCGTCGCTGGGAAGGAAATGCATGTGCACAGCGTGTATTCTGGTTGGTCCAGATAAAAAAAACTACCACAACGTTCCGGAAACAAAATTGGAAAAACGTGACATCTTTAAGGTTCTGTTAATAAATATCTTCTCAGTGGCTTATGGGACAGTTAATGCCAAACCAGTTCCTCGGGGAGGTTCGAGAAATCGTGTCCTCGTGGACGAACCCTAGCAGATGTCTTTCACATGGTGATGAGATCATTCATCCAAATTCCACTTGCAGCAAGCAAGATCCAAGGATTCAGCTCGAAGGTTTAAGCGGCCTAGTCAGCCACCTTGACGCTAGGTCATATGTGGCTCAACCACTGGGCAAGCCACATTTGGCAACGGTACCAAGGGTACGTCGGTACGTCAGATTCATCAATGAGGCCCGTGCGTGCTTTCACCCCGACACGTCTGGTCATTGCTCCAGGACCCATGAGAGCTAGAGTTTCCCCTCCACTAAGAAATGGCGTCGTCGCGTAAATTCTGGCTGCCTCGCGCGTCTGCAGTGCATGATACCAGGCATTGATTCGACAAATCCACCGCTTGACCATCCATGCACATCAACAACCACTTTACTCGACGCGTTGGTGATCCCGAAAGAGTATAATTGGACTTCTTCTTTGCGCAGTGCTTTGCGCATGAAGGTGCTTTGTTTTTTAGTCCATCAGCCTTCACCTTAATCGTGGTCGCGCGCCGGCGCGACAACAAACCGCCAAGATGGGGAAGCTCCTGCGACTTGAGCTTTTCAGTATGTGTCGCCATCGCCACCATAGCCCCGACCCAGCATGGAACTATTTCTGATGAATTGCAAACAGATTTCAAGTCCTACAAAGGGCATCATACATTGCTTTTTGGCGACTCATATTTCACATCTATTATCGGCCCCAATGGCTCTGGCAAGTCGAATTCGTAAGTGGCCCCGTGCTTCCAGACTTTGATATCTGCTTGCGCATAAGTTGTGTTGCTCACAAATGGTTAGCATGGATGCTATTTCATTCGTTCTGGGAATCAAGTCGAGTCACCTGCGCTCCACCCACCTAAAAGACCTCGTATACCGTGGTCGCGTCATGAAGACGTCCAAGATCAACGAAGATGGCTCGGCTGCGGCACCCGACACCAACGGACACACAAATGGCGCGCAGAACGGCGATGACGAGTCTCAGCCAGCGACACGAACCGACCCGAAGACAGCCTGGGTAATGGCGGTGTATGAGGACGAAGCCGGCGACGAGCAGAGGTGGAAGCGTTCGATCACCAGCCAAGGTGCCAGCGAATATCGCATCAACGAGCGCGTTGTGACCTCTCAGGCATACAATGAGGCGCTCGAGGCCGAGAATATATTGATCAAGGCCCGAAACTTTCTCGTGTTCCAGGGTGACGTGGAGGCCATCGCCAACCAGTCCCCTCAAGACCTCACCAGGTTAATCGAGCAAATATCAGGCAGTCTTGAACACAAACCAGAGTACGAGAAACTCAAAGCTGATCTCGAGCAGGCCGCCGAGAATCAGGCGTTCATGCTGAATCGGAGACGAGGCATCAACTCGGAGATCAGGCAGTACCAGGAGCAAAAGCGAGAGGCCGAGGCCTTTCAGAGAAAGACCGAAGAGCGTGACGAGGCAGTGGTGACCCAGATCCTTTGGAAGCTGTACCACTACCAGCGCATAATGGACAAGTCCAACGAAAAGATCAACGAGCACCAGGAGAATTTGAAAGAGTTCCGACGGAACGTGGAGGCATACCAGAGAGAGCTGGAGGCTGCACAAAGGGAGCAGGCAGTTGTCGGCCGACAGGTTGGCAAGGTCGAGCGAGCTatcaaggagaaggagaaggcggtcgaggatgaggagggcCTTTTGATCCCTGTCGAGACCAAAATCAGAGAAACCTCCCAAAATGTCGAGGCTCGCAAACGACAACTGGACAGCATTACAAAAACTCGTGATGAGTACGCTGAGAATGTCCAGAAGTATAAAAAAGAGCTCGCCAAAGTGGAAAAGGCCCAGCAACGGTTCGAGGCACAATGGAAGGAAAAGCTGAAAAACCAGGGCAAGGAGCTAAGTGACGAAGACCGTAAGGAGTACGACGACCTGCGCCGACAAGCCGACATCAAGAGTGCGGAAAACAAGTCGAAATTAGACGTCTTAACCAGACAGCTCAAGAACGACGAAGCAACCCTCGCCATCCTGGCTCGGAAAACTGAGCAGGCGCGTACAACTGTGGACAAGCTCAACACGGAGATTGAGATGCTCCAGAGATCTCTGTCAGATCTGCAAGAGACTGAGGGAGCGCGGACTGTGGAAATCGAGGATAAAAAGAAAGCATTCAACAACGCTCAATCCGAGAGAACCAGGATCAACCAGATGCGCACTCAGACAGAGGAGAAGCTACGAGAAGTCCTCAAGAGGCTCGAAGAAGCCGATGCTGGCCAACGTCAGACCGCCAAGGAAAGGAATATGAAGGAAACAATATCAAACCTCAAGCGCCTATATCCTGGAGTGAAGGGCCGTGTCGGAGATCTCTGTAGGCCAAAACAGAAGAAATTTACCGATGCTGTTGTCATTGCTCTCGGTCACGACTTTGACACCATTGTGGTGGAGACAAACAAAGTCGTCGATGAGTGTCTAGATTACCTCAAGAAGCAGCGTTTACCACGCATGAACTTTATCCCGCTGGACAACATCAAGGCCAGCACCCCTTTTGCGGCACTGAAAGGCAAGGCTGGAGTTCGCCTAGTTATCGACACCATCGACTTCGATCCCTCTGTTGAACGGGCCATGGCTTACGCCTGCGGCAGTTCAATAGTCTGTGACACTTTCGATATTGCCAAGTCAATCTGCTACGACGAAAAGATAGCTGTCAAGGCCGTCACTCTTGATGGAAAGCTCATTCACAAGGGCGGTCTGATGACAGGTGGACGCTTGCCGGACAACAAGGGTAACAGGCGGCGATTTGAAGATGTCGACGTGCAGCAACTGAAGGATAAAGCTTCGGAGTATCGGAGCGAGCTCGAGCAGTTGTATCAGCGCGACATGCAGTTACGCGACAGGGACGGCATCCGAGAGGAACTGGCCGCGCTGGAGAGGAGCGTGAGGGGCGACCGGCAGGAGTTGCAGGCCTTGAAAAAGAACCTTCAAAGCAAGCAGAGGGAGCTGGAACACGCGGAAGCACAGCTTGCCGATTGGGAGAGTAAAGCCGCGGACAAATCTGGCGAGGTTGATACCGCTCGCAAAGCTGTTGAGAGGTTCCGAAAGGCCATTGCGGATGTGGAAGACAAGATTTTTGCCGATTTCTGCAAAAGACTTGGATACAACGATATTCGCGCGTACGAGGAGCAGAGAGGCAATCTGGAGGCCCAAGCTGCGTCAGAGCGCAGCAAATTCGGAGACCAGCAATCTAAGCTGTCCACGACGCTGAAGTTCGAGGAGTCGCGGCTTGCTAACACTGAACAGCGACTACAAGGGGTACAGCGCGAGGTTGAAAGGTTAGAGGCCAACATTGAGACCTACAGCCAGGAGGAGGCGACCATCAAGGACAACATTGAAACGCTGAACGACGAATTGGCACAGCTGAGAGAAAACCTCGAGGGCCTCAAGGGGGAGCACAAGGAGAAGGTCGTCAAAGCTCAAGAAGCCAGGTCCGAAGTCCAAACAAGGACTAAAGACATTGATGCCAGACAGAAAGCGATAGATGCCCTAGAGACCGA
The Pyricularia oryzae 70-15 chromosome 1, whole genome shotgun sequence DNA segment above includes these coding regions:
- a CDS encoding SMC1A protein — encoded protein: MGKLLRLELFNFKSYKGHHTLLFGDSYFTSIIGPNGSGKSNSMDAISFVLGIKSSHLRSTHLKDLVYRGRVMKTSKINEDGSAAAPDTNGHTNGAQNGDDESQPATRTDPKTAWVMAVYEDEAGDEQRWKRSITSQGASEYRINERVVTSQAYNEALEAENILIKARNFLVFQGDVEAIANQSPQDLTRLIEQISGSLEHKPEYEKLKADLEQAAENQAFMLNRRRGINSEIRQYQEQKREAEAFQRKTEERDEAVVTQILWKLYHYQRIMDKSNEKINEHQENLKEFRRNVEAYQRELEAAQREQAVVGRQVGKVERAIKEKEKAVEDEEGLLIPVETKIRETSQNVEARKRQLDSITKTRDEYAENVQKYKKELAKVEKAQQRFEAQWKEKLKNQGKELSDEDRKEYDDLRRQADIKSAENKSKLDVLTRQLKNDEATLAILARKTEQARTTVDKLNTEIEMLQRSLSDLQETEGARTVEIEDKKKAFNNAQSERTRINQMRTQTEEKLREVLKRLEEADAGQRQTAKERNMKETISNLKRLYPGVKGRVGDLCRPKQKKFTDAVVIALGHDFDTIVVETNKVVDECLDYLKKQRLPRMNFIPLDNIKASTPFAALKGKAGVRLVIDTIDFDPSVERAMAYACGSSIVCDTFDIAKSICYDEKIAVKAVTLDGKLIHKGGLMTGGRLPDNKGNRRRFEDVDVQQLKDKASEYRSELEQLYQRDMQLRDRDGIREELAALERSVRGDRQELQALKKNLQSKQRELEHAEAQLADWESKAADKSGEVDTARKAVERFRKAIADVEDKIFADFCKRLGYNDIRAYEEQRGNLEAQAASERSKFGDQQSKLSTTLKFEESRLANTEQRLQGVQREVERLEANIETYSQEEATIKDNIETLNDELAQLRENLEGLKGEHKEKVVKAQEARSEVQTRTKDIDARQKAIDALETEVQKNSAQKFSLLRRCKLERIQVPLKEGSLDDLPDEDEILNQDPDAMDVDDDDDGAMEAAMDDHGIAIDYDSLPEDLRDSDEDGIEEQLERKISELNTELEKLNPNMRAVERLETVETRLKQTDTEFQDAKVAYKNAHEAFEKIKNLRFEKFDKAFKHIQEQISSVYKELTRSDAYPLGGQAYLDIEEDTDTPYLSGIKYHAMPPLKRFRDMEHLSGGEKTMAAMALLFAIHSFQPSPFFVLDEVDAALDNANVDKIKKYIREHAGPGMQFIVISLKPGLFQDSESLVGVYRDQDVNSSRTMTLDLRPYQ
- a CDS encoding WD repeat-containing protein srw1, whose protein sequence is MGVNGDAAVSLGLASSSKRTVRASNSPAVGARASTPPPAIDRNHFDGGNHRDSQGGRRGRNGARLSDASSHDLDLDAANHALRREVLSRQSRETTPNGSPHRKRQRITGDRFIPTRSGQDLHASFNLLHEDGSPATPSKQKKRTPHGELHFQKTEEANRTYSTLLRAEIFENSVPQAATALSPDQASSRGSNVHHGTRAQTPPHNPPPLPASLTPSTPHKNLFSYMSPRHHSSLGGHPTPNRTPQSRHGPNMDTRAEIYSLSPVRFGSQQMLLSPRRQPRAVSKVPYKVLDAPDLADDFYLNLVDWGSANVLGVGLGSSVYMWNAQTSRVNKLCTLEDDTVTSVSWIQKGTHIAIGTGKGLVQIWDAEKSRRLRTMTGHTARVGSLAWNTHILTSGSRDRLIYHRDVRAPDQWMRKLVGHKQEVCGLKWNCEDGQLASGGNDNKLMVWDRLSDTPLWKFSDHTAAVKAIAWSPHQRGLLASGGGTADRRIIFHDTLRGTVVNEIDTGSQVCNIAWSKNSNEIVSTHGYSQNQIVVWKYPSMTQVASLTGHTYRVLYLAMSPDGRVVVTGAGDETLRFWNLFGRRPGAREDNDSGGRLSDWGIIR